In Planctomycetaceae bacterium, the sequence CAGAAGTACATCGGCTCGCGAGGCAAGAAGCCCACGCTCTCCAAGCTCGGCGGGGCGTCGTGGAGCCGCCAGAAGGCCCGCGTCGGCGAGGCGGTGGCGGACCTGGCCGCCGAGATGCTGCGCATCCAGGCGATGCGCGCCGCCAGCCCCGGCGTGTCATACCCAGCCGCCACCGAGATGCAGGAGCAGTTCGCCGGCGAGTTCATCTACACCGAGACCGAAGACCAGCTCACCAGCATGGACGACATCCATCGCGACATGGCCGCCCCCCGTCCGATGGACCGCCTGCTCTGCGGCGATGTGGGATTCGGCAAGACCGAACTGGCGATGCGCGCCGCATTCAAGGCTGTCGAGGCCGGCAAGCAGGTCGCGGTGCTCGTGCCGACGACTGTGCTGGCCGATCAGCACTACAACACCTTCCGCGAGCGCTTGGCGGACTATCCCATCAGCGTGGATGTGATCAGCCGCTTCCGCACCGGCTCTGAGCAGAACGACATCGTCAAGCGGCTGGCGCTGCGGCAGATCGACATCCTCATCGGCACGCACCGCCTGCTGTCCAAAGATATCCGCTTTGCGGACCTGGGGCTGGTGGTCATCGACGAGGAGCAGCGGTTCGGCGTCGAGCACAAGGATCAGCTCAAGAGCGTGCGGACCACGCTGGACGTGCTGACGATGACAGCCACCCCCATCCCGCGAACGCTGCACATGGCGCTGCTGGGCCTGCGCGACATCAGCTCGCTGTCGACCGCTCCGATGGACCGCCGGGCGATCCACACGGAGGTCTGCCAGTACGACGAGAACCTCATCCGCTTCGCCATCACGCGCGAGCTCAACCGCCACGGGCAGGTGTTCTTCGTGCATAATCGGGTGCAGGACATCGGTCCGCTGGCGCATCGCATCGGCCAGCTCGTGCCCGACGCCCGCATCTGCATCGCCCACGGGCAGATGAGCGGCGCCGAGCTCGAAGAGGCCATGCTCAAGTTCGTCCGCCAGGAGATCGACGTGCTGGTTTGCACGACGATCATCGAGTCGGGCCTGGACATTCCCAGCGCCAACACGATCATCATCCACAACGCCGACCGCTTCGGCCTCTCCGAGCTCCACCAGCTCCGCGGGCGCGTCGGGCGATACAAACACCGCGCGTACTGCTACCTGCTGCTGCCCGAGCACCGCTCGCTCTCGCCCGTGGCCGCCAAGCGGCTCAAGGCCATCGAAGACTTCTCGGACCTGGGCGCCGGCTTCCAGATTGCCATGCGCGATCTGGAGATTCGCGGCGCGGGCAACATCCTGGGCCCCCAGCAGAGCGGGCACATCGCCGCCGTGGGGTACGAGCTGTACTGCCAACTGCTCGAACAGGCCGTGCGGCAGATGCGGGGTGAGTCCCCGCCGCAGCCGCCGACGGTACACGTTGAGCTGGGCGTCGAGGCGCTGATCCCGCGGTCGTACATCGCCGCCGACCGCCAGCGAATGGAGGTCTATCGCCGCATGGCCCGCTGCGCAGAGGTGGCCGAGCTCGAACAGTTGACGCGGGACCTCGGCGACGCGTATGGCCGACCGCCCGCGGCGGTCGAGGCACTGCTGGCGGCCGTTGAGATTCGCCTGCACGCCCAGCGGCTCAAGATCGAGAGCATCATCCGCCGCGACAAGGATATCGTTTTCACCATCCGGGACATGAAGGTCTTTCAGCCGGCGATGAAGGGGGCGCAAGGTTCCGTCCGCGTCGTCGACGACCATACCGTCTACTGGCGTCCGCCGCCGGCGTACCTGGAAGAACGCTCGCTCCTGCGGGCCCTGGTACGGCGGTTGGGGGGAAAGAAACAGATCCTAGATCCTCGGTCCTAGATCCTGGGGTTTCTGATCCATTCCCACGGTACTTCCCGTTAGCGGGGGAGCTTGCTCCGCGTGTTCTCCAGATACCGCAAAGATCAAGCGAATCCTCCCTCCTCTTAGGATCTAGGACCTAGGATCGAGGACCTGTTTTGGGTATCATATATTGCTCGTGAGAACCGCCAGAAACATCCTGCTATTGGCCTTGGCCGCCGTCAGCGGCTGCGAGATGCCCTCGTCGTGGCCGAACTGGGGCGGGGCGCGGCAGGACGAGACGCCCGTCACGCCGCCGCATCACCAGGCGGTGCTTAGACCCTCCGACGGCATGGTCATGCCCGGCGACACGAGTCCGGCGGGAACGGCCGCCACCCGCCCGGCGGGGCAGGGGGCCAGGCCCTTCGATCAACCGCTTCCGGCCGAACCGGTTCTCCGCACGGACGCCGACCGACCGGCGTTTGCCAACGTGCCCGACGACGACGCGCCGGCCATCGGTAAAGCGGACAGCCGCCCCAAGAGCCTCGAGCTGGAATCGATCGACATCGGCGAGACGCTGGTGGTTCCTCAGACGCAGCCGGCGACGACGACGGGCGCCTCGGCCAGCCAGCCCGGGCGGGTCATCAGCAATGAAGTGGTGGCCGCCTCGATGGTCCAGGTCAACGACAAGTTCGTGACGATCGATGACGTCATGCGGGGCATTGGTCCGCACATGAAGCGCCTGCCGTCGGGTCTGGGCGAAGCGGAGTTTCGAGGGCGGGCGGTCAAGTTCATTGAAGACGAGATTCGCCACCAGGTCACGCAGCAGCTCGTGCTGGGCGAGGCCAAGAACCGCCTCACTGACGAGCAGAAAGCCCACATCGACGCCGAAATGGACGACACGCTGCGCGACATGATCGCCACGCTCGGGCAGGGCAGCAAGAAGAAGCTTGAGGAGGAAGTCCTCGCCCAGGGCGCCGAGTTGAAAGACGTGCTGGCCGAGCAGCGGCGCCAGCTGACCATCCGCCTTTACCTGCGCAGCCGCTTCACCGCGGCGATCAACATCACGCAGAAGATGCTGTGGAGTCACTACCAGTCGCACAAAAACGAATTCCGCACGCCCCGGAAAGTGCAGATGCAGACCATCTGCATTCCCTGGACGACAGGCCTGGACCCGCGAGCCACCGCCGCCGCGGTGCAGGCGGCCAAGGAGCGGGCCCGGCGCGACATCGCCGCGGCCGCCCACGAGATCGCCATCGGCGGCGATTTTGCCGACGCGGCCAAGCGATATTCCAAGGACACGCGCGCGGCCTCGGGGGGGACGTGGGACCTCATGACCGAGGGCAACTTCAAAGAGCGCAAGGTCGAAGAGGCGGCGTTCAAGCTCGCCGTTAACCATATCGCCGGGCCCATCGAGACCGACGAAGCGTTCTATCTCGTCAAGTGCCGCCGGATCGAGCCGGCCAGGACGATGGAGTTCGTCGACGCCCAGGAGCAGATCGACAACAAGCTGCGCGAGCAGCAGTTTGAGGCGGCTACCGAAGAGTACTTCCGCTCGCTGCTCAAAGACGCCACGATCGTTCAGAAGGCCGAGTTCATGCAGATGGCCCTGGACTACGCGGCCCGCGCGTACTTCAGCAAGAAGTAGAAGCCGGCTTCAAACCTTCGGGCTAGTCCTTCCGGATGATATCCAGTCCCTGGCGCTGGGAATTGGGACCGTCCCACTTGTAACTCTTGATCGACTCGACGATGCGTTTGGCCACGCGGATGGCGGCGAGTCCTTCTTCGGCCGAGACCTGCGGGGGGGCCTGTCCGGCGACGGTGCGGCAGAACGATTTGGCCTGGCTGGCCAGCGGTTCGGTCGAGTCGTCGACGACGAGCTCTTCGACCGTCAGCAGCTTGGTGTAGTCGACCTGCTGGGCCAGTTCGGCGACGTCTTCGACGTCGAGGTCGCGGGCCATCTGGATCAGGTCAAGGTTCTTGGACTTCTCGATGACGATGCCGACCTTCTTGGCGTAGTCGACCGAGAGGTAGGCTTCTTCGGAGAAGATGCGCATCTTGCGTTCGGTCTTGATGGCCAGCCGGCTGGCGGTGATGTTGGCGACGCATCCGTTGGCGAAGATCAGCCGCGCGTTGCAGATGTCTTCATGGGCGCCGATGACGTTGACGCCGACCGCATGCACCGTGTCGACCTCGTCGGTGCCGGCCACCATCAGCACCAGGTCGATGTCATGGATCATCATGTCCAGCACGACGCCCACGTCTGCCGAGCGGAACGTGAAGGGGCTGATGCGGTGGGCCTCGATGAACTTGGGCTTGATGGTGTGCTTCCGCATGGCCACGACAGCCGGGTTGAACCGCTCGGTGTGCCCGACCTGCATCTTGGCGCCGCTCTTTTTGGCCAGGGCGATCATCTCCTCGCCCTCGGCGGGGTCCAGCGCCAGGGGCTTCTCGATGAGCACCGACTTGCCCGCCTCCAGGAACGGACGCGCCGCCGCCAGGTGGGCGGAGGTTGGCACGGCGATAATCGCCGCGTCGGCGATCTTGACCGCTTCGGCCGCGTCGGTCAGGGCCGGGCAGTTGCGCTGTTTGCCCAGGGCGTTGGCGGCCGCGGCGTTGGAGTCGACCACGCAGGCCAGGACGGCTTCCGGGGTTTCGCTGATGACTCGGGCGTGCAGCTTGCCCATGCGTCCACACCCGACAACGGCAATACGAACACTCACGATTGCGTTCTCCTGATAACGGCCTGCAACTCAGGCGGCAGGTACTGCAGCGCCTCGGGCGGGGCCGTGCCGCGATACGACTCGCGGCAGCGCCCGTAAAGGCCCTGCAGGCTCCGAAGGCAGAAGCGGCACAACTCGGCGGCCGCTCCTTCGACCCCAATATTAACGAGTTGCTCGATCTTTGTCTGTAGCGCAGCTTCGTCTTCGAACAGATCTCGCAGCGCCTCGCGCAGTTCGGACTCTTCCCAATGGCCGAGCTTGGCGGCGCGGATGCCTTCGTCGTGGGCGCCGACGACGGCGGGGGAGCCTTGCCAGTCGTAATTGTCCGCCGCGAAGACGGCAAAAGGCGGCACGTCGCGCCGCACCGGGGTGCAGCGCCTCACGCGGGCGTGCGACCCGACGGTGACATAATGATGCACGCCGCAGCGCTGCTCGACGACTGCGCCGCTGCAGATGTGGATGTGCCCGGCCAGCAGCACGTCGGCGCCCAGAACCGTCCGGTCGTCGACATAGCAGTCATGGGCGACGTGGCAGCCGTCATGCAGCACATTGTCGCTGCCGATGCGCGTCAGGTACCCGCCGAACTCCGTGCCCGTATGCACCGTGACGAACCGCCCCAGGCGGTTGCGATGGCCGACGATCAACCGCGTGGGCCCGCCGGCGTACTTGAGGTCCTGCGGCGGTCCGCCCAGCACGCAGCCCTCGGCGATGTCATTGTCGCTGCCGATGGTGGTGCAGCCGCTGACGGTGGTGCGAGACCCTAGCCGCGTCCGCGGACCCACCACGGCGTTAGGCCCGACCACGCAGAATGGGCCGATCACGGCGCCGGCGGCGATCTGCGCCGACGGGGCGATCTCGCGCATGACGGCCAGGTTATCCATGGTTGCCTGCGGGAGGCTCGGCGCCCGCCAGCGCCTCGGCCAGTCGCCGAACGTGGGGGTTCAGGTCTGCCGCGGCGAGCATCCGCTCGAGCACGGCCGCCTCGGGCGCCGTGCCGTCGGCGGCGTAAAGTTCGCGAACGGCCGCCTTGAGGGCGCGGATGTCTTCGGCCTCGAAGCCGCAGCGTTCGAGATTGTTGGTGTTGATGCCCCGCACGCGCAGGGGCATGCCCTGCAGCATGACGAACGGCGGCGCGTCGCGGACCACCTGCACGAAGGCGGCCACGAACGCATACGCGCCGACCCGCACGCCCTCGCCGATGAGGGCGAACCCGCTGGTGCGAACGTACGACTCGACGTGGCAGCGCTCGCCGAACTGCGTGGCGTTGGCGAAGATGCCGTGGTCGTCGATTGTCGCCCCCGCGCCGACGCGGCAGCCGACCATCAGCAGATTGTCCTGCCCGATCCGCGTGGCACGCTCAAACCCGCCGCAGACCACGGCGTGCTCGCGAAGCACCGTATCGTCGCCGATGTAGCACAGTCCGCCTGCGCGGGCGCCGTCCTCGGTGGCCCCGATCACGCATTGAGGCCCCACGCGGCAACGCTGAGCCAGGATCGACATGCCCGAAATAGCCGTATTGTTCTCAATGACGCATCCCGGACCGATAATCACCTGCCGGCCGATGGTGCAAAACGGCCCGATGTGCGCGTCGTCGGCGATCTGAGCGCCGTCCTCGACAATGGTTTTGGGAGAGATATTGGGCATAGACGCACTACAGTAGACACCAATCCGCCCCCGGGAACAAGAGAGGGATTATAGCTCCGGGGGGCGAGTCTCCGGGGGACTGCAAGTCGCCGAGGTGATCTTTCCTGCTTACGCGCGGAGCAAGCGCTAACAGAAATCGCAAGATCACACCGGTTGGGCGTCGATGAGCATGAACTTGATTTCGGCTTCGCAGGCCAGTTCGCCGGCGACAGTGATCTTGCAGCGGCAGTGGCCGGTTCGGGGGCGCACGTGGAGGCTTTCGGCTTCGATGAGAAGCTGGTCGCCCGGGCGCACGGCGCGGCGCATCTTGACGGCGTCGAGGCTCAGCAGCACGGCCATCTTTCCGGCGCTTTCGACCTGGCGGCAGAGCAGGATGCCCGAAAGCTGGGCCATCGCCTCCAGCAACAGCACGCCGGGCATGATGGGCTGGTTGGGGTAGTGCCCCTGGAAGAACGGTTCATTGATGGTGACGTTCTTGATCGCGACGGCGCGGCGGTTTCCGTCGAGTTCAAGCACCCGGTCGATCATCAGAAACGGGTAGCGGTGGGGCAGCAGCTTCATCACGGCCCGGATGTCCATCGCGGGCTGCCCGACCAGCTTGGCGGCGGTGGCCTGGTGGACGATCTCCTCGCGCAGCTTGCGGACGAGGGCATGGTTGAGGCTGTGCCCGCTGCGGCTGGCGACCAGGCGTCCCCGCAAAGGCCTTCCCAGCAGGGCCATGTCGCCGATGAGGTCGGCGACCTTATGGCGGACCAGTTCGTCGCTGAAGCGCAGCGTGTTGTCGATAGGTCCGTCGGGCCCGACGACCACCACGTCGCGCGGCGAGAGGTGCTTACCGACGCCGGCGGCGAGCATCTGGTCGGCCTCGGCGCGCAGCAGAAAGGTGCGTGCGGGGGCGAGTTGGGCGGCGAAATCGTCCTGGTCGACGCGGAAACCGTACACCTGTCGCCCGATGGCCGGGCAGATCGGCCCGTAGTCCATATCGAAGAGGATGTCCAGGCAGTCCGGCGAGCCGGGCAGGGCGGTCAGGCTGGCGGAGCCCTGCGTCACGGTCAGCGGCTGCGAGACCACGAACGCATCGAGCGGCGCCTGCTGCTCGACCAGCCCCGCGCCCGCCAAGGCGGCGGTGTAGGGGGCCGCCGAGGAATCCGGCGCGGGGGTCTCGTCCGCCGAGGCCTCGATGATCAGATTGTCGATCCCCAGCCCGGCGGCGGCGGCCAGCACGTGCTCGACCGTCTGCACCTGCGCATCGCCTGCCGACAGCGAGGTCCGCCGCGGCTGAGCCAGCAGGTTCTCGATGACCGCGGGAATCTGAACCGCGCCATGGTCCCCGCGGCGCACGAAGATGACGCCCGTGTTCTCAGGGGCCGGCAGGAAAGTCAGCGTGGAGGCGACCCCGCTGAACAGCGCGGCCCCTTCCACCACGGCGGGATGATCAATCGTTCTTTGGCGCCTCACGGGTGTCCAGCCTCGTCTCGATCTGCCCGACGCGCTTGACCAGGTCGGGCAACTTTTTCATCGCCAGCACCTGGCGAAAATTCTCTTTGATCTGCTGGGCGGGTATGCCCGAGACGATCTCGCCGTCCGCGATGTCGGAGGCGATGGCGGCAAAGGCGGCGCACTGCACGCCGTTGCCGACGCGCACGTGGTCCTTGACGCCGACGTTCCCGGCCAGCACCACGTACTGTCCCAGCTCGGCGCTGCCGGCGACGCCGCAGTGCCCGCAGAGGATGCACCCGGCCCCGACGCGCACGTTGTGGGCGATGAGCACCTGGCTGTCGATGCGAGCGCCGCGGGCGATCACCGTGCTGCCGAACTTCGCCCGGTCGACGTTGCACAGCGGACCGATATGCACGTCGTCCTCGATCACGACGTTACCAGCGTGCGGGATGGGCACGTGACGGCCGTCTTTGAGATAGTATCCAAAGCCCGCCCGCCCGATGACGCTGTTGGCCCCGATGCGAACGTCGCGCCCGATGACGCACTCGTGCATCACCACGACGCCGTGTTCCAGCAGGGCGCCTTGGCCCACTTGAGCGTCGCGTTCGACGCAGACGTGGGCGCAGAGCACCGCGCCGCCGGCGATCACCGCCCGCGCGCCGACGACTACGAAAGGCCCGATGGCCGCCTCGGGCGAGACCACCGCGTCGGGCGCTATCACGGCACTTTCGTCTACGCCGACCGGGGGAAGGTCTGCCGGCGTGGCCAACGAGCCCAGCAGCACGGCCATGGCCTCTTCGACGTTGGGCACCACCACCAGCGGCATGGCAAGGCCGTCCATGGGTTTGGTGACCAGTGCGGCGGCGGCCTTGCTGTTGACCAGCGAGGCGGCGTGCTTGTCGTTGATGGCGAAGGTGAGGTCGCCGTCCCCGGCGGCGGCGATGGAAGCGATGGAGCGGATGGTTCGGCTGCCATCGCCGGCGAGGGTTCCGCCGACGAGCTCGGCCAGGGCGGCGACGGTCATTTCCAGTGTAGCCATATCGGGCTCGTCAGGGCTGGGCGCTGCGGGCGTAGGACTCGTTGAGGTACTTCACGACGCTATCGGTCAGGTCGATGGCGGCGCTGTTGTACAGGACCTTTCGCTCTCGCATGATCTGGAGGATCTGGGCGGTGGTCTGGGTCTTGGGCGGGTCGCCTTCGCGGTGCAGGACCAGGTCGATGCCGCGCGCCTTGGCCACGGCGGCGACGGCCTTGTTGACGTCCTCATACATCGACCGCGTCAGCGAGGCGTGCGTTCGGGTGACGAGGTTGTCCTGGAACTGCAGCCACGCCTGAAGCTCGACGGACTCCTTCTGGTAAACGCCGAAGGCTTTTTCCGCCTCGGGGCTGTCGGCCGCGAAGGACTCGTACTCGGTCTTGAGGGTGTCGATCTTGGCGGTGCGGGCCTTCCGCTGCGCCTCGACCGCCTGGCGTCGCTCCTCCATCTTGGTGGATTCTTTCCTGGCCCGCTCGTAGTGGGCGAAGACGGTGCTGACGTCGCACACCGCCACGCGCGTCAGGGGCGTTGCGGCGCCCTGCTGGGCGTTGAGGCTGCCCAGGAGGAAGCCGACCGCCGCCAGGGCCGCCACGATCATCAGCATCAGAGGGAATCGTTTCATCAAGCACCTCACTGTCGCAGGGTGGGCGGGGCGCTGCGATCAGAACGTCGCGCCCACGCTAAAGCTGAGAATCTGAGTGTCATCGTCGTCACCCTTGAGGATGGGGAAGGCCACGTCCAGGCTCAGGGGCACCGGCCCGAGCATCGGGACGACCCATCGCAGCCCGGTGCCGATCGACGCGCGGTAGTCCGAGAACCCGAAATCCGAGGTGACGGTTCCGGTGTCGAGGAACACCACGCCTCGCAGGTTTTTGCCGACGATCGGGAAGGAATATTCCGTGCCGGCGAAGAACATGAAGTCGCCGCCGATGGGGTCGTCGCCGTTGCTGCCGCGCGGGCTGATCCCGCGGTACTTGAACCCGCGGATCGACCCGATGCCGCCGCCGTAGTACCGCTCGAAGAACGGCGCGTCGCCAAGGATCTGCCCGGCCGAAACGCGGCTGGCCAGAATGTGCTTGCGGTCCAGCGCGTCGGTGGCCAGCGTGTGATAGTAGTGATACTCGCCTTCGAGCTTTCCGAACGTGCTGGTTCCGAAGACCTGTTCGTAGCTCACTTCCAGGCGGTCGCCCTTGGAGGGCAGCCAGCGGCTGTCTGTCCGGTCGCGAATCAGCGTCGGCTTGATGCCCACCAGCGAATGCCAGCCCTCCTCGTCGCGAATTTCCCGCGAGACGTCGGTGCTGACGTCGGAGATGTCGACGGCCTCGATGCGAGCCGCCACCTGTCCGAACCAGTGTCCGATGAACTTGTGCCCCAGCGTCATGAGCCCGCCGACGCGCGTCTCGTCCCAATCCTCGCGTTGGCGCGTCCAGGCGAACATGCGGGCGCCCAGCGAGTAGGGCTGGTCGAAGAGGTACGGCTCGAACCAGTCGACGTAGAACCGCATCATCTCCGTGCCCGGCTCGGCCACGATGCTCAACGTTTGGCCGGCGCCGCGGAACCCCTTGGCCGGGGCGAAGAGGTCGAAGTTTCGCTGCGTGAAGGAAATGTTGCCCAGCAGCCCGGCGTTGGTGCTGACGCCCACGCCCACCAGGAACT encodes:
- the mfd gene encoding transcription-repair coupling factor codes for the protein MLNRVLDNPTLRNAARALTPGAAVHLSGVWGSAAALVAAAVGRITGRCVLFITPHMDAADGVADDLEVFLRPGGTETAGTVQNASPRPGGKGGTVTDNVTVPIFPPWDVELGPSQRVAAVSAEVTGERLRLCNLLSQASELRDEPVQYIVAPVMALLQPVPTPAALAASRLELRKGTTLDPEALAAWLVEAGYDRVDQVDQQAEFARRGGIVDIFPPGSPYAIRVEFFGDEVESVRRFDLDSLRSSDQIAGYDLAGISWDAHHFSGSSNNDNGARATHAEEQKSGKRPNLLTTHLLDYLPGDAIICMLDPSEVLDVAAEIYDRVRSDEAAAHAPDALHHPDVLTAAMGRLCRLDMHPFRPRGGISWDAHDFSSIQQDEPSGQNEPCVDKSSSVLGKSGKRPNLFELGARSLQRLSTNVPEAMAELGQIAKAADLFVYCENAAEQKHFAQMLAAEHPDLAAKVHTGIGHVQTGFHWPAQRLAVVGHHEIFHRYAVRRRIAAVRTGRPIDSLLDLQTGDHVVHVAHGIAKFQGLQKLQRDGRAEEYLRLEFADKAVLHVPAAQINLVQKYIGSRGKKPTLSKLGGASWSRQKARVGEAVADLAAEMLRIQAMRAASPGVSYPAATEMQEQFAGEFIYTETEDQLTSMDDIHRDMAAPRPMDRLLCGDVGFGKTELAMRAAFKAVEAGKQVAVLVPTTVLADQHYNTFRERLADYPISVDVISRFRTGSEQNDIVKRLALRQIDILIGTHRLLSKDIRFADLGLVVIDEEQRFGVEHKDQLKSVRTTLDVLTMTATPIPRTLHMALLGLRDISSLSTAPMDRRAIHTEVCQYDENLIRFAITRELNRHGQVFFVHNRVQDIGPLAHRIGQLVPDARICIAHGQMSGAELEEAMLKFVRQEIDVLVCTTIIESGLDIPSANTIIIHNADRFGLSELHQLRGRVGRYKHRAYCYLLLPEHRSLSPVAAKRLKAIEDFSDLGAGFQIAMRDLEIRGAGNILGPQQSGHIAAVGYELYCQLLEQAVRQMRGESPPQPPTVHVELGVEALIPRSYIAADRQRMEVYRRMARCAEVAELEQLTRDLGDAYGRPPAAVEALLAAVEIRLHAQRLKIESIIRRDKDIVFTIRDMKVFQPAMKGAQGSVRVVDDHTVYWRPPPAYLEERSLLRALVRRLGGKKQILDPRS
- a CDS encoding peptidyl-prolyl cis-trans isomerase; the protein is MRTARNILLLALAAVSGCEMPSSWPNWGGARQDETPVTPPHHQAVLRPSDGMVMPGDTSPAGTAATRPAGQGARPFDQPLPAEPVLRTDADRPAFANVPDDDAPAIGKADSRPKSLELESIDIGETLVVPQTQPATTTGASASQPGRVISNEVVAASMVQVNDKFVTIDDVMRGIGPHMKRLPSGLGEAEFRGRAVKFIEDEIRHQVTQQLVLGEAKNRLTDEQKAHIDAEMDDTLRDMIATLGQGSKKKLEEEVLAQGAELKDVLAEQRRQLTIRLYLRSRFTAAINITQKMLWSHYQSHKNEFRTPRKVQMQTICIPWTTGLDPRATAAAVQAAKERARRDIAAAAHEIAIGGDFADAAKRYSKDTRAASGGTWDLMTEGNFKERKVEEAAFKLAVNHIAGPIETDEAFYLVKCRRIEPARTMEFVDAQEQIDNKLREQQFEAATEEYFRSLLKDATIVQKAEFMQMALDYAARAYFSKK
- a CDS encoding Gfo/Idh/MocA family oxidoreductase: MSVRIAVVGCGRMGKLHARVISETPEAVLACVVDSNAAAANALGKQRNCPALTDAAEAVKIADAAIIAVPTSAHLAAARPFLEAGKSVLIEKPLALDPAEGEEMIALAKKSGAKMQVGHTERFNPAVVAMRKHTIKPKFIEAHRISPFTFRSADVGVVLDMMIHDIDLVLMVAGTDEVDTVHAVGVNVIGAHEDICNARLIFANGCVANITASRLAIKTERKMRIFSEEAYLSVDYAKKVGIVIEKSKNLDLIQMARDLDVEDVAELAQQVDYTKLLTVEELVVDDSTEPLASQAKSFCRTVAGQAPPQVSAEEGLAAIRVAKRIVESIKSYKWDGPNSQRQGLDIIRKD
- the lpxC gene encoding UDP-3-O-acyl-N-acetylglucosamine deacetylase, translating into MRRQRTIDHPAVVEGAALFSGVASTLTFLPAPENTGVIFVRRGDHGAVQIPAVIENLLAQPRRTSLSAGDAQVQTVEHVLAAAAGLGIDNLIIEASADETPAPDSSAAPYTAALAGAGLVEQQAPLDAFVVSQPLTVTQGSASLTALPGSPDCLDILFDMDYGPICPAIGRQVYGFRVDQDDFAAQLAPARTFLLRAEADQMLAAGVGKHLSPRDVVVVGPDGPIDNTLRFSDELVRHKVADLIGDMALLGRPLRGRLVASRSGHSLNHALVRKLREEIVHQATAAKLVGQPAMDIRAVMKLLPHRYPFLMIDRVLELDGNRRAVAIKNVTINEPFFQGHYPNQPIMPGVLLLEAMAQLSGILLCRQVESAGKMAVLLSLDAVKMRRAVRPGDQLLIEAESLHVRPRTGHCRCKITVAGELACEAEIKFMLIDAQPV
- the lpxD gene encoding UDP-3-O-(3-hydroxymyristoyl)glucosamine N-acyltransferase; the encoded protein is MATLEMTVAALAELVGGTLAGDGSRTIRSIASIAAAGDGDLTFAINDKHAASLVNSKAAAALVTKPMDGLAMPLVVVPNVEEAMAVLLGSLATPADLPPVGVDESAVIAPDAVVSPEAAIGPFVVVGARAVIAGGAVLCAHVCVERDAQVGQGALLEHGVVVMHECVIGRDVRIGANSVIGRAGFGYYLKDGRHVPIPHAGNVVIEDDVHIGPLCNVDRAKFGSTVIARGARIDSQVLIAHNVRVGAGCILCGHCGVAGSAELGQYVVLAGNVGVKDHVRVGNGVQCAAFAAIASDIADGEIVSGIPAQQIKENFRQVLAMKKLPDLVKRVGQIETRLDTREAPKND
- a CDS encoding OmpH family outer membrane protein translates to MKRFPLMLMIVAALAAVGFLLGSLNAQQGAATPLTRVAVCDVSTVFAHYERARKESTKMEERRQAVEAQRKARTAKIDTLKTEYESFAADSPEAEKAFGVYQKESVELQAWLQFQDNLVTRTHASLTRSMYEDVNKAVAAVAKARGIDLVLHREGDPPKTQTTAQILQIMRERKVLYNSAAIDLTDSVVKYLNESYARSAQP